One Desulfobacterales bacterium genomic region harbors:
- the pheS gene encoding phenylalanine--tRNA ligase subunit alpha, producing MSEYLQNIDKIKQDFSTDISSANDFDFLESISTKYLGKKGKITQLLKSLAILPSEERPVAGKQANSLKKEIADAIQDKRKNIEEVLESTEQGIDVSLSGRTLERGYLHPLTQVNRQICDIFVKLGFSIEEGPEVEMDYYNFEALNIPKNHPARDMQDTFYVSENIVLRTHTSPIQIRTMEKIAPPVRIIAPGKVYRCDSDVTHTPMFHQVEGLLVDKGITFGDLKGILTMFVHRMFDERTSLKFRPSFFPFTEPSAEVDILCVMCRGKGCKICSHTGWLEVLGAGMVHPKVFENVGYDPSVISGFAFGMGVERIAMLKYSIDDIRKFFENDFRFLRQF from the coding sequence ATGTCGGAATATTTACAAAATATAGATAAAATAAAACAAGATTTTTCAACTGATATAAGCTCGGCTAATGATTTTGATTTTTTAGAATCTATTTCAACAAAATATTTGGGTAAGAAAGGTAAAATAACTCAGCTTTTGAAAAGCTTAGCTATTTTACCTTCTGAAGAAAGACCTGTTGCTGGGAAACAAGCTAATTCACTCAAAAAAGAAATAGCTGATGCTATTCAAGATAAACGGAAAAATATTGAAGAAGTATTAGAATCTACTGAACAGGGAATAGATGTTTCTTTGTCGGGTAGGACTTTAGAAAGGGGGTATTTACACCCTCTTACTCAAGTAAACCGTCAAATATGTGATATCTTTGTAAAATTAGGATTCAGCATCGAAGAAGGGCCAGAAGTTGAGATGGATTACTATAATTTTGAAGCCCTTAATATTCCCAAAAATCATCCTGCAAGAGATATGCAGGATACATTTTATGTTTCAGAGAATATTGTATTAAGGACTCATACATCACCAATTCAAATCAGGACAATGGAGAAGATCGCTCCTCCTGTAAGAATTATTGCCCCAGGTAAAGTTTATAGGTGCGATTCGGATGTAACTCATACTCCAATGTTTCACCAGGTTGAGGGTTTATTAGTTGATAAAGGTATTACTTTTGGAGATTTAAAAGGAATATTAACTATGTTTGTTCATAGAATGTTTGATGAACGAACAAGTTTAAAGTTTAGGCCGAGTTTTTTTCCTTTTACCGAACCTTCAGCTGAAGTCGATATTCTTTGTGTTATGTGTAGAGGAAAAGGATGCAAGATTTGTTCTCATACTGGGTGGCTTGAAGTACTCGGAGCAGGAATGGTTCATCCTAAAGTGTTTGAAAATGTAGGATATGATCCGAGTGTTATTTCTGGATTTGCTTTTGGAATGGGAGTAGAGAGAATAGCTATGCTAAAATATAGCATAGATGATATTAGAAAATTTTTTGAAAATGATTTTAGATTTTTAAGGCAATTTTAA